Proteins from one Mus pahari chromosome 10, PAHARI_EIJ_v1.1, whole genome shotgun sequence genomic window:
- the LOC110328441 gene encoding 40S ribosomal protein S27-like, whose amino-acid sequence MPLTKDLLDLSPEEKKRKDKKKRLVQSPNSSVMDVKCPGCYKITAVFSHAQTVVFCVGCSTVLCQPTGGKARLTEGCSLRRSSTESP is encoded by the exons ATGCCTCTCACAAAGGATCTCCTTGATCTCTCtccagaggagaagaagaggaaagacaagaaaaagcgCCTGGTGCAGAGCCCCAATTCCTCCGTCATGGATGTGAAATGCCCAGGATGCTATAAAATCACCGCGGTCTTCAGCCATGCACAAACAGTAGTCTTCTGTGTTGGCTGCTCCACTGTCCTCTGTCAGC CTACAGGTGGAAAAGCAAGGCTGACAGAAGGATGCTCTCTCAGAAGGAGCAGTACTGAAAGCCCCTGA